In Vanacampus margaritifer isolate UIUO_Vmar chromosome 9, RoL_Vmar_1.0, whole genome shotgun sequence, the following proteins share a genomic window:
- the emg1 gene encoding ribosomal RNA small subunit methyltransferase NEP1 has protein sequence MAAPDGKKRGLEHLDEYEPKPAKHLRSLHDRMAERRLVVVLEGASLETVKAGKTFELLNCDQHKNIIIKNGRNPGNIRPDITHQCLLMLMDSPLNRAGLLQVYIHTEKNALIEINPQTRIPRTFPRFCGLMVQLLHKLSVRASDGPQRLLRMIKNPVSDHLPPGCPRISTSFSAGEAVCPRTVVPEGPAAVVIGAFAHGAVNVDYTEKTVSISNYPLSAALTCAKMCSAFEEVWGVL, from the exons ATGGCGGCCCCCGACGGAAAGAAGCGTGGCCTGGAACATCTGGACGAATATGAACCAAAACCAGCCAAACATCTTCGCAGCCTGCACGATCGCATGGCGGAGAGACGACTTGTTGTTGTTCTGGAGGGTGCCTCGCTTGAGACCGTCAAG GCTGGGAAAACGTTTGAATTGTTGAACTGCGACCAACACAAAAATATCATAATCAAAAATGGAAGAAATCCAGGAAATATAAGACCGGATATCACACATCAG TGTCTTCTCATGCTGATGGACAGTCCACTGAACAGAGCCGGCCTGCTGCAGGTTTACATCCACACTGAGAAAAACGCCTTAATAGAGATCAACCCACAGACGCGCATCCCAAGAACCTTTCCGCGCTTCTGTGGTCTTATGG TTCAGCTGCTGCACAAGCTGAGCGTGCGAGCGTCTGACGGTCCTCAGAGGCTCCTGAGAATGATCAAAAATCCCGTGTCGGACCACCTGCCCCCCGGCTGCCCGCGCATCTCCACCTCCTTCTCCGCTGGAGAGGCCGTTTGCCCCCGCACCGTGGTCCCAGAGGGGCCGGCCGCCGTGGTGATCGGTGCTTTTGCACACGGAGCA gtgaaTGTCGACTACACAGAGAAGACGGTGTCCATCAGTAATTATCCACTGTCTGCTGCACTCACCTGTGCTAAGATGTGTTCGGCTTTTGAGGAAGTTTGGGGTGTCTTGTGA